The following is a genomic window from Acidimicrobiia bacterium.
CGTCTTTTCCCGCCATGTCCAGCACAGACAGCTCCCGCAGGCAGTAGGTCATCTGTTGCGCCAGGCGCCGGGAGACGTTGAGTTTCTCCGCCAAATCCGAGGTCGTGAACGGCTCGATCAGGTCGGCCGGCAGGAACCCGGCCAGGTCCTCTACAGATCTGATCAGCACCGACTCATCGACCTTGTGCAGCGCCCGACCTACAACGACCCAGCCTTTACGCCTCCATGCCTTGCCAGGTTCGTGCACCCGGTACTCGTCTTCGGAAGTAATCAACACCTCGAGTTCGAACCGGTCTTTCTGTATGAGGCCCGGGATGCTCACCAGCCGGCTGAAGATGTCCTCGAGCCGGCCGTGCTTGGGGGACTGACGGGCAGACAAGATCTCGCCACCGGTGCCGAGTTTCACGATGCGACGGTCGGTGGCAATGGGAGCCACCAGCCGGACTGGATGTGACTCAAGCAGGTTGCTCAGCTTCGTGCGGAGGGAGGCGAATCCACCTGTCTGGACCTCGATGAGCAGCTCCCCACGGACCAAGTCGATGACATAGCCATCGACGGGTTGCTCAAAGATGTCTCCATCGACGGCATACCATTCCTTGAGTTGGGCGTGTAGCGACCCCTCGTTGAGTGTTCCGATCACAGGTCCATGCTCCCAGCCCGCCGCCGATGGAGGGGGATTTCCAGCACGGCGGTGTTGCTCTAGGGGAGAAGCTCGAAGCTGTGGACGTGAGCGGGGCGGACGATTGAGAAGTGTTTCCGGTCGAGGGTTGCGATTTCGGTTACGTCGAGGCGCTCGGCCGCTGCAACCACCGATGCGTCAACGGATCCAAGGGGAAGATCCCGGTACTGGTGCACAAACTCGGCGATTCGGAGCCAGTCGCCGGCCCTCACCGGCTCGACAGTGAACTCCCCCGCAGCGAGGTCGCCGAGGAACCGGACTTCAGCGTCTGCGCCCAGACGACTTCCGATCAGGTAGACGACCTCAGTGATGACGAGCGTCGGGATGATCAGCGGCCCAGGGTGGGTGAGCAGAAGCTCAAGAGATTGGCCGTGGTGGCGGTCGTCGGCGTCGACGTAGGCGTAGAGCGGTCCGGCGTCGACCAGAGTGGCTATCTCGCCACCTCGGCGGCCAGGATCTCTTCAATGCGCTCGGAGATGTCCTCGCGGCCACTGCGACCCGCACCGGCTGCTCGCAGGTGACGTGGTCGGCTGCCGAGGTGGTGTTCGATGGCTTCACGGGTCAGGTTGGAGACGGTTATTCCGCGTCGCTCAGCCTCGTGGCGGAGCTTGGCGTCGAGCTCGTCGGGGAGTTTGACCGTAGTTCGCTTCATGGTATGTCAGCATACCCGCCTGGTCGATCAGGGGGAAGGGTTTCGAATTGCGGCCTGCACCTCGACTGCAGACATCGAGCCGCTAGCTCTGCAGTCGTCTCGCCGGCGGGCAGCTGGAGTGGTTCGGCACACTCTCCAGCGGGAATGTCACCGGAAATCCCGTGACGTGACCCCCATGGCCGGCCACGGGGTAAACGATCTGGCAACGAAGTTCGTGACACCGTCCCGAAACTCGAGGACACCTTCAATAACCAGACCGGGATTCCTTCTGGCGACGTCACGATTGGCCGTCCAGATATCGGGCAGCACGATCACATTGAGCAAGCCGGTCTCGTCTTCGAGGTTGAAGAAGATCACCCCATTGGCCGTAGACGGACGTTGCCGGTGGGTAACGATGCCTCCAATCCGAGCGCGAACACCGTTGCGTTCGGTCGCCAATGCCTGAGCGACCGTGCGACATCCCAACCGGTCGAGGCGGTCCCGCACGAATTCAACCGGATGTCGAACCGAGATCCCGGTTGCCCACAGGTCGGCCTCTGCCTCATTCTCTTCGCTCATCCCCGGGAGTTGGGGCGCCTCTGCTCCCGGCGAGAGCGGCAATCGGTCTGGACTGATCTCGGCGAGAGCCCCCGCCGCCCACAAACCCTCCCGCCTGGTCAAACCCAACGACTCGAGCGCCCCGGCAGCCGCTAGTCCTTCCAGTGCATCTACCCTCAACCCCGTTCGATGAGCGAGGTCCTGCGGTGATTGGAACCGGCCGCCGGCCTGCCGGGCTGCCTCCACCCTGGTGATCTCGGCCTCTCCGAGGTTACGGACATATCGCAAGCCGAGTCGCACGGCGACGGAAGGCCGCAGCGGATCTTCAACCGGTCCCCTCCCCCGCCGCCACGCCTGCCCGTAGTACTCGGCCAGGTCGTCGGGGTCCGCATCGTGCGGTTCGATCGTGCAGTCGTGCCAGGAGGCGTTCACATCGGGACTGCGAACTACCACCCCATGGCGGGCGGCGTCCTGTACCAGGCTATTCGGGCTGTAGAAGCCCATCGGGTATGCGTTGAGCAGGCCGGCCAGGAACTCTGCCGGCCAGTGATACTTCAACCAGGCAGACATGTAGACGATGTATGCGAAACTCACCGAGTGACTCTCAGGAAACCCGAACGAGGCAAACCCCTGGAGCTTCTCCCAGATCTCATCGGCTGCCGGCCCGATGATCCCGTTGGACGCCATCCCATCGAACACCTCGTCACGCAGACGTCCCATCGCCTCGTCTGACCGCTTGTGGGTCATGGCAGAGCGCAGTCGATCTGACTGATTGCCGTCGAAACCTGCACACACCCTGGCGAGTTCCATCAATTGCTCCTGAAAGATGGGAACGCCCAGTGTCTTGCGCAGCACCGGTTCTGTGAGCGGGTGAGGAAATCGGATCTCCTCCTCACCGTTTCGACGTCGTAGGTACGGATGTACCGACTGCCCCTGGATCGGCCCCGGCCGAATCAGAGCTACCTCGACGGCCAGATCGTAGAACGTCTTCGGCTTCATCTTCGGCAGCGTCGCCATCTGCGCTCTGGACTCGACCTGAAACACGCCGACGGTGTCCGCTTTGGTCAACATCCGGTAAACGGCCGGTTCTTGCGGGATCGTGGCCAGATCGATCGACAAACCGTGGGCCGACTGGATCATGTCTGCGGTGAGGTGCAGAGCATTGAGCATCCCCAATCCCAGCAGATCGAACTTGACGATCCCGATCGAGGCACAATCGTCCTTATCCCATTGAATAACCGATCGGCCTTCCATCCGTCCCCACTCCACCGGCACGACCTGCCACAACGGCCGATCGGCGATCACCATTCCACCGGAGTGAATCCCTAGATGACGGGGGAACCCATCCATGCGGTGGCAGACGTCGTAGACGAACTCAGCCGTCATCCCTTCCGGAAGCGGAGCTTCGAGGCGCAGCTTTGCCGGGTTTCGCGTATCGACGTACTTCGAAAGTCCATCGACCTGCGCCTGGGTGAATCCGAAGGCCTTGCCGACATCACGCAAAACCGACCGGGCCCGGTAGGTGATGACGTTGGCGACCATCGCCGCCCGCTCCCGCCCGTAGCGTCGATAGCAGTACTGGATCACCTCTTCCCGGCGGTCCGCCTCCAGGTCGAGGTCGATGTCGGGTGGTCGTCCGCGTTCCTCAGTGAGAAATCGCTCGAATGGAAGTCCGAGCCGTATCGGATCAACCCTGGTCAAACCGATACATCGACACACTGCCGAGTCGGCTCCCGAACCCCGGATCTGACAGTAGATATCCTGGCTCCTGGCGAACTGCACGATGTCCCAGACGACCAGGAAGTATCCGGGGAAGTTGAGCTTGCCTATCACCGCCAGTTCATGTTCGAGTCGCTGCACTGCCCGGGGATCAACTCCTCCCGCCCCGTCCGGATAGACCTCCCTGGCGCCTTCGAAGGTCAGGTGCCGGAGGTATTCCATCTCGGAACGGAAGTGGCCCGGCATCGGAAAGTCCGGTAGTTGCGGCGCCACCAGGTTGAGGTCGAAGGCCAGCGATTCTCCCAACCGCACAGAACGTTCCACCACACCGGGGTAGGCGGAGAAGCGTTCGATCATCTCGACCGGACGCTTGAGATGGCGTTCGTCGGTGGCCGGTCGATAGCCGTCTTGTTCGGTGAGCGACCGCCGTCCGGCAATGGCTGCAGCAACATCCGCCAGGGCTGCCTCGCCCCGATCGTGGTAGTGAACATTGTTGGTCGCCACCATCGGAAGCCGTAACCGTCGCCCTACTTCCCACAACACGTCGTTGCGGACATCATCCTCTGGCAGGCGGTGATGCCAGAGTTCGAGGTGCAGACGGTTGCCAAAGATCTCACGGAGGGGCCGTGCTGCCGCCAGGGCGGCGTCGAGGTCGCCCCTTCTCGCCGCGGCCGGGACCGCACCTTGCCAGCACCCGGTGAGCGCCACCAGGTGGCCGACCCGGGCGGCTTCGTCGAGATCTGCCCAGGAGTAGACGGGCCGATCCTTCTCGCCCCGGAACTGGGCTCTGGTGACGAGGTGACTGATCGCTGCATAACCCGCCGGCGAGGGGGCCAGCAGGACGAGATGATCGGTGGGCGGCGGATCGACGGGTTTGGTGCCGTGCATCTTCCGGGTCCGACCCCTACGGGCCGCCGGTAGCTCGCCGCGAGTCGCGAGCCTCTCGATGTCCCGCTGCGACGCCAAAGCGATCGGTTCTGACTCGCGACCAGCAACTCGCGACTCGCGACTCAGACCGATCTCTACCCCGTACACCGCTGGAAGGCCGACTTCCTTGGCCGCTCTGGCGAACCGTACAGCCCCATACATGCCGTCGTGATCGGTGACCGCCAGCGCCCGATAATCGAGGGCGGCAGCCCGCTCGACCAGAGCCTCCGGGTGTGACACTCCATCGAGGAAGCTGAAGTTCGTATGACTGTGAAGTTCTGCGTATGAGGATGACATGGGTTGAATCGCCCGGTCATCATATCGAACA
Proteins encoded in this region:
- a CDS encoding error-prone DNA polymerase, encoding MSSSYAELHSHTNFSFLDGVSHPEALVERAAALDYRALAVTDHDGMYGAVRFARAAKEVGLPAVYGVEIGLSRESRVAGRESEPIALASQRDIERLATRGELPAARRGRTRKMHGTKPVDPPPTDHLVLLAPSPAGYAAISHLVTRAQFRGEKDRPVYSWADLDEAARVGHLVALTGCWQGAVPAAARRGDLDAALAAARPLREIFGNRLHLELWHHRLPEDDVRNDVLWEVGRRLRLPMVATNNVHYHDRGEAALADVAAAIAGRRSLTEQDGYRPATDERHLKRPVEMIERFSAYPGVVERSVRLGESLAFDLNLVAPQLPDFPMPGHFRSEMEYLRHLTFEGAREVYPDGAGGVDPRAVQRLEHELAVIGKLNFPGYFLVVWDIVQFARSQDIYCQIRGSGADSAVCRCIGLTRVDPIRLGLPFERFLTEERGRPPDIDLDLEADRREEVIQYCYRRYGRERAAMVANVITYRARSVLRDVGKAFGFTQAQVDGLSKYVDTRNPAKLRLEAPLPEGMTAEFVYDVCHRMDGFPRHLGIHSGGMVIADRPLWQVVPVEWGRMEGRSVIQWDKDDCASIGIVKFDLLGLGMLNALHLTADMIQSAHGLSIDLATIPQEPAVYRMLTKADTVGVFQVESRAQMATLPKMKPKTFYDLAVEVALIRPGPIQGQSVHPYLRRRNGEEEIRFPHPLTEPVLRKTLGVPIFQEQLMELARVCAGFDGNQSDRLRSAMTHKRSDEAMGRLRDEVFDGMASNGIIGPAADEIWEKLQGFASFGFPESHSVSFAYIVYMSAWLKYHWPAEFLAGLLNAYPMGFYSPNSLVQDAARHGVVVRSPDVNASWHDCTIEPHDADPDDLAEYYGQAWRRGRGPVEDPLRPSVAVRLGLRYVRNLGEAEITRVEAARQAGGRFQSPQDLAHRTGLRVDALEGLAAAGALESLGLTRREGLWAAGALAEISPDRLPLSPGAEAPQLPGMSEENEAEADLWATGISVRHPVEFVRDRLDRLGCRTVAQALATERNGVRARIGGIVTHRQRPSTANGVIFFNLEDETGLLNVIVLPDIWTANRDVARRNPGLVIEGVLEFRDGVTNFVARSFTPWPAMGVTSRDFR
- a CDS encoding PIN domain-containing protein, with protein sequence MVDAGPLYAYVDADDRHHGQSLELLLTHPGPLIIPTLVITEVVYLIGSRLGADAEVRFLGDLAAGEFTVEPVRAGDWLRIAEFVHQYRDLPLGSVDASVVAAAERLDVTEIATLDRKHFSIVRPAHVHSFELLP
- a CDS encoding ribbon-helix-helix domain-containing protein translates to MKRTTVKLPDELDAKLRHEAERRGITVSNLTREAIEHHLGSRPRHLRAAGAGRSGREDISERIEEILAAEVAR